The following coding sequences lie in one Thermomicrobium sp. 4228-Ro genomic window:
- a CDS encoding cyclase family protein, which yields MGKVKLYDLSQPLNQEVSFWPFYPPFEVKYIKRKAEHGVNAQYIMTSNHMGTHLDAPRHFITGGKTIDQIPLDWLYGPGVIVDLSDMLDELDIFTPEMIEQRVEVREGDILFIHTGWHRYAQFGEEPDEEKYLLRHPGPHPSIVDWLIAKKIKIWGVDMVSTDHPMNLPIGRFLGRGGLEQWKKVRTICERKFGDKLAELFPEEHYQLTHNALFPHDCIHVENLGGEIGRKELHNRRLTLGVFPWLFKGGEAAFCRVVAFVEEA from the coding sequence ATGGGTAAAGTCAAGTTGTACGATCTCTCACAACCGCTCAACCAGGAAGTCTCATTCTGGCCGTTCTATCCACCGTTCGAGGTCAAGTACATCAAGCGCAAGGCGGAGCATGGGGTCAACGCGCAATACATCATGACCTCGAATCACATGGGCACGCACCTCGATGCACCGCGTCACTTCATCACCGGTGGGAAGACGATCGACCAGATTCCGCTCGACTGGCTGTACGGGCCGGGAGTTATCGTCGACCTGTCGGACATGCTCGACGAGCTCGACATCTTCACGCCCGAGATGATCGAGCAGCGGGTCGAAGTCCGCGAAGGCGATATCCTTTTCATCCACACCGGCTGGCACCGCTATGCGCAGTTCGGTGAGGAACCGGACGAGGAAAAGTACCTTCTCCGGCACCCTGGTCCGCATCCGTCGATCGTGGACTGGCTCATCGCCAAGAAGATCAAGATCTGGGGTGTCGATATGGTCTCCACCGACCACCCGATGAACCTGCCGATCGGTCGGTTCCTGGGGCGCGGCGGACTCGAGCAGTGGAAGAAGGTTCGAACGATCTGCGAGCGCAAGTTCGGTGACAAGCTGGCCGAGCTGTTTCCGGAGGAGCATTACCAGCTGACGCACAACGCGCTGTTCCCGCATGACTGTATCCATGTCGAAAACCTCGGTGGGGAGATCGGGCGGAAGGAGCTGCACAACCGGCGCTTGACGCTGGGTGTCTTCCCATGGCTGTTCAAAGGGGGCGAGGCGGCGTTCTGCCGGGTCGTCGCCTTCGTCGAAGAAGCCTGA
- a CDS encoding molybdopterin cofactor-binding domain-containing protein: MRFWPTWNPGEEAVLEVWDTTQAPIVIRNALAALFGLAPTQVRVIAPDVGGGFGCKIMVYPEEVLIPYAAMILGRPVKWAEDRLEHFVGTNHERLQIHEAEIAVDAEGRILGIRDRFLHDAGAYTPYGIIVPIITACQLPGPYKVPNYHVEFRAVYSNTVPVSPYRGAGRPHACFVMERLLDRVADELGLDRAEVRRRNFIQPDEFPYDVGLIFQDGAPTRYDSGNYPGMLDLLLERMDYQRLIQEELPRLRAEGRYVGVGIACYVEGTGIGPYEGATVRIEPTGQVYVATGMPQQGQAHKTILAQIVAEELQVPLESVQVYEGDTEHFQFGSGTYASRSAVVCGSAVALAARKVREQGLALVAEELEVAPEDLVVEDGRVFVRGAPERGFTWAQVAQLANPLRYAYSGDLVVRPRPWTGPALPPGRQPALEATEYYSPPHATWASGAVGALVEVDIDTGQVVFRKLWVVHDCGKLINPLVVEGQVHGGIAQGIGGAFYEKLHYDENGQLLNASFMDFLMPTAMEIPRIEVAHQETPSPLNPIGVKGVGEAGAIPMPAVFAAAVEDALQPFGVRITRMPLDPDTIWRLTHPAEG; encoded by the coding sequence GTGCGGTTCTGGCCGACATGGAATCCGGGCGAAGAAGCGGTCCTCGAGGTCTGGGATACCACGCAGGCCCCTATCGTGATCCGGAATGCGCTGGCAGCACTGTTCGGTCTCGCGCCGACACAGGTTCGAGTCATCGCGCCGGACGTCGGTGGTGGGTTCGGCTGCAAGATCATGGTCTATCCGGAAGAAGTGCTGATTCCCTATGCCGCCATGATTCTCGGCCGGCCGGTGAAATGGGCGGAAGATCGCCTCGAGCACTTCGTGGGGACCAACCACGAGCGACTACAAATCCACGAAGCCGAGATCGCCGTCGATGCCGAGGGACGCATCCTCGGGATCCGCGACCGCTTCCTCCACGATGCCGGTGCCTACACGCCCTATGGCATCATCGTGCCGATCATCACGGCGTGCCAATTGCCCGGACCGTACAAAGTTCCCAACTACCACGTCGAGTTTCGCGCTGTCTATTCCAATACCGTCCCGGTCAGCCCCTACCGTGGTGCTGGCCGTCCCCATGCCTGCTTCGTCATGGAACGGCTGCTGGATCGCGTAGCGGATGAGCTCGGGCTCGACCGCGCGGAAGTCCGACGCCGCAACTTCATCCAGCCGGACGAGTTTCCCTACGATGTGGGACTGATCTTCCAGGACGGGGCGCCGACCCGTTACGACAGCGGTAACTATCCCGGTATGCTCGACCTGCTGCTCGAGCGCATGGACTACCAGCGCCTGATCCAGGAGGAACTCCCGCGTCTGCGGGCGGAGGGGCGATACGTCGGGGTCGGCATCGCCTGCTACGTCGAGGGTACCGGTATCGGGCCGTACGAGGGGGCGACGGTTCGGATCGAGCCGACCGGACAGGTGTACGTGGCCACTGGGATGCCGCAGCAGGGGCAGGCGCACAAGACGATCCTGGCTCAGATCGTGGCGGAGGAGCTGCAGGTCCCGCTCGAGTCCGTGCAGGTCTACGAGGGCGATACGGAGCATTTCCAGTTCGGCTCGGGGACCTATGCGAGCCGGAGCGCGGTGGTGTGCGGGAGCGCCGTTGCCTTGGCCGCTCGTAAGGTGCGCGAGCAGGGCCTCGCGCTGGTGGCCGAAGAGCTCGAGGTCGCGCCGGAGGACTTGGTCGTCGAGGACGGCCGGGTATTCGTCCGCGGCGCACCGGAACGCGGTTTCACCTGGGCACAGGTGGCGCAGTTGGCGAACCCGTTGCGGTACGCCTACTCCGGCGATCTCGTGGTCCGACCGCGTCCCTGGACAGGGCCAGCACTCCCGCCCGGACGCCAGCCGGCGCTGGAGGCGACGGAGTACTACTCTCCCCCACATGCGACGTGGGCGAGCGGTGCAGTGGGGGCGCTGGTCGAAGTGGATATCGACACCGGTCAAGTCGTCTTCCGCAAGCTCTGGGTCGTGCACGACTGCGGCAAGCTGATCAACCCGCTGGTCGTCGAGGGACAGGTGCACGGTGGGATCGCCCAGGGAATCGGCGGAGCCTTCTACGAGAAGCTCCATTACGACGAGAACGGGCAATTGTTGAACGCGAGCTTCATGGACTTCTTGATGCCGACAGCGATGGAAATACCGCGCATCGAGGTCGCACATCAGGAGACGCCCTCACCGCTCAATCCGATCGGTGTCAAAGGAGTCGGGGAGGCCGGAGCGATCCCCATGCCGGCCGTGTTCGCCGCGGCAGTCGAGGATGCCTTGCAACCCTTCGGGGTGCGGATCACGCGAATGCCGCTCGATCCGGATACGATCTGGCGTCTGACGCATCCTGCGGAGGGCTGA
- a CDS encoding (2Fe-2S)-binding protein — protein sequence MSAVGTERRTIRVTVNGAVYERDVEARLLLSDFLRHELGLTGTHVGCEHGVCGACTVLLDGEPVRSCLLFAVQVDGHAIETVEGLAPRDGELHPLQRAFWEKHGLQCGYCTPGMLMVLKAFLAEHPDPTEEEIREAISGNLCRCTGYQNIVEAARYAAQLLRSS from the coding sequence ATGAGTGCGGTGGGTACGGAACGCCGGACGATCCGGGTCACTGTGAATGGGGCCGTCTACGAGCGCGATGTCGAAGCGCGCCTGCTCCTGTCCGATTTCTTGCGCCACGAGCTCGGCCTGACCGGCACGCACGTCGGCTGCGAGCACGGGGTGTGCGGTGCCTGCACCGTGCTCCTCGACGGTGAGCCGGTGCGGAGCTGTCTACTGTTCGCGGTGCAGGTCGACGGGCACGCGATCGAGACAGTCGAGGGACTGGCACCGCGCGACGGCGAACTGCATCCCCTGCAGCGCGCCTTCTGGGAAAAGCATGGGCTCCAGTGCGGCTATTGCACGCCCGGTATGTTGATGGTCCTGAAAGCGTTTCTCGCGGAGCACCCCGATCCGACAGAGGAAGAGATCCGCGAGGCGATCTCCGGCAATCTCTGTCGCTGCACCGGGTATCAGAACATCGTCGAAGCGGCACGGTACGCGGCACAGCTGTTGCGATCGAGCTGA
- a CDS encoding FAD binding domain-containing protein, giving the protein MKPPRFRYTAPESLEEALALLADLGDEAKPLAGGQSLVPMLNMRLARPSVLVDLNRIAELDGIELENGFLRVKAMTRHRAVERSPSVAQYQPLLAEAIRYVGHLPIRTRGTVGGSIAHADPAAELPGVLVALDGAVELRSRNGQRVVPAGEFFVDLLTTVAAADELVTAVRFPVLPTRSGTAWLEVARRHGDYALVGIGAVVTLSDDGRTIEDARLSFIGVSGTPVRARSAEAALRGQPLAPETWRAAAAAVREELDPTSDIHASAAYRRFVAGVLAERALALAAQRALEGMNR; this is encoded by the coding sequence ATGAAGCCACCGCGCTTTCGCTACACAGCACCGGAGAGCCTCGAGGAAGCACTCGCCCTTCTTGCTGACCTCGGCGACGAGGCGAAGCCACTGGCCGGTGGCCAGAGTCTCGTTCCCATGCTGAACATGCGCCTGGCCCGACCGAGCGTCCTCGTCGATCTCAACAGGATAGCCGAACTGGACGGGATCGAGCTCGAGAACGGTTTCCTGCGCGTCAAGGCGATGACGCGGCACCGAGCCGTGGAACGGTCGCCGTCGGTAGCACAGTACCAGCCGTTGCTGGCAGAAGCGATCCGCTACGTCGGCCATCTTCCGATCCGCACGCGGGGCACGGTCGGAGGGAGTATCGCGCATGCTGACCCAGCGGCTGAGCTCCCAGGGGTGCTGGTGGCGCTCGACGGTGCGGTCGAGCTGCGGAGTCGAAACGGCCAGCGGGTGGTACCAGCGGGCGAGTTCTTCGTCGATCTCTTGACGACCGTTGCCGCAGCGGACGAACTCGTGACCGCCGTCCGTTTTCCGGTCCTTCCGACCCGGAGCGGGACCGCCTGGCTGGAAGTCGCGCGCCGACACGGTGACTATGCCTTGGTCGGAATCGGCGCAGTGGTGACGCTGTCGGACGATGGACGGACGATCGAGGATGCGCGACTGAGTTTTATCGGGGTGAGCGGGACACCGGTGCGTGCGCGCTCGGCTGAGGCGGCTTTGCGCGGGCAGCCGCTGGCTCCCGAGACCTGGCGTGCCGCAGCGGCTGCTGTCCGAGAAGAACTGGATCCGACCAGCGATATCCACGCCTCGGCAGCGTATCGACGCTTCGTCGCTGGCGTCCTCGCCGAGCGGGCACTGGCATTGGCGGCACAGCGAGCGCTGGAAGGGATGAACCGATGA
- a CDS encoding DUF2877 domain-containing protein, with amino-acid sequence MDDPLTPARPTRYSPATPRARPSPPESSGSTGTALRRPSLRLVASPVVPLVFGPPRELRAVAAYPRAVYLTDGSRWVSLVTPGALLPPDGLHLEAQDDLSVRVPPGAIVRIGRGRLELPSGSALVATPATRLWLPVVRPGNRPRRCSMQLAAALLCDLPPQPPVADPFALRVTPRLHTLYGAVLRSLSQERMDEAIQHVVTLAGLGPGLTPLGDDVLAGMLLALSLLAPYLPENWLSYRYDLAVAAAARTTGRSASWLQLAGNGAFARPFLVFGRALQRCDRRHAPALLRHVLATGSTSGWGVAYGLLTTYRELGSLVGLE; translated from the coding sequence ATGGACGATCCCCTCACTCCTGCTCGTCCGACACGTTATTCTCCAGCGACTCCCCGTGCGCGCCCCTCGCCTCCTGAGTCCAGCGGGAGTACCGGCACCGCACTGCGACGTCCCTCTCTCCGTCTGGTCGCGAGCCCGGTCGTGCCGCTCGTCTTCGGACCTCCGCGCGAGCTGCGGGCCGTCGCGGCCTACCCGCGCGCAGTCTACCTGACCGACGGCTCGCGGTGGGTCTCGCTGGTCACACCAGGCGCCTTGCTCCCACCCGACGGCCTCCACTTGGAGGCCCAGGACGACCTGTCGGTACGCGTACCACCGGGTGCGATCGTGCGGATCGGCCGCGGCCGGCTCGAACTCCCCAGCGGCTCGGCACTCGTGGCGACTCCAGCGACGCGCCTGTGGCTCCCGGTAGTCCGTCCCGGCAATCGTCCAAGGCGATGCTCGATGCAGCTCGCGGCTGCGTTGCTGTGCGACCTGCCGCCGCAGCCCCCAGTCGCCGATCCCTTCGCCCTGCGCGTTACGCCCCGGCTCCACACACTGTACGGTGCGGTGCTGCGCAGCCTGTCGCAGGAACGGATGGACGAGGCGATCCAGCATGTCGTGACACTGGCCGGTCTCGGCCCCGGACTCACGCCGCTCGGCGACGACGTACTCGCTGGCATGCTCCTCGCACTCTCGCTGCTTGCACCTTACTTGCCGGAAAACTGGCTCAGCTACCGGTACGATCTGGCGGTCGCGGCTGCCGCTCGAACCACCGGCCGCAGCGCGAGTTGGCTCCAGCTGGCTGGGAACGGCGCGTTCGCTCGTCCCTTCCTGGTCTTCGGCCGCGCGCTCCAGCGGTGCGACCGGCGTCACGCTCCAGCGCTCCTCAGGCACGTCCTCGCTACCGGTTCCACCTCCGGCTGGGGCGTCGCCTACGGTCTGCTGACGACCTACCGCGAACTCGGCTCCCTGGTTGGTCTCGAATAA
- the fdrA gene encoding acyl-CoA synthetase FdrA produces MIVRLHVEPNAYFDSVALMAVAAAANRRAGVDLAALVMGTSANLELLRDSGIWDARLEQVGPNDLVIAVRAEDEETALAAIQFALEELWRATPVRQVADTTIVPRTLRGALRLAPQAQVVAVSVPGPYAPIEAEEALRAGRHVFLFSDNVPIDEEVRLKRLASELGLLLMGPDCGTASIAGLGLGFMNAVRRGPIGIVAAAGTGLQQVASLIDWFGSGISHGIGTGGRDLDERVGGLTMAAGLAALASDPSTEVIVLISKPPAPAVGQRILDQAAHCGKPVVACFVGGTAEERTDVQVTRDLTEAARLAVHLATGQPVDTLDVPGMAEARTRLATERLHLAPEQRFLRGLYSGGTLCDEAMTILMPKIGAIHSNVPLRPEWRLADPHWSTGHTFVDLGSDEFTVGRPHPMIDQTIRIERLLREADDPTVAGIVLDVVLGYGAAADPAAELAPVIAEARARAQATGRALPVIVALIGTRSDPQGFDRQRERLEAVGAIVVPSNAAAAELAAQLAR; encoded by the coding sequence ATGATCGTTCGCCTGCACGTCGAGCCGAATGCGTATTTCGACTCCGTCGCGCTCATGGCGGTGGCAGCTGCGGCCAATCGCCGCGCTGGCGTCGACCTGGCTGCGCTGGTGATGGGTACGAGCGCGAACCTGGAACTCTTGCGTGATTCGGGTATTTGGGACGCGCGACTCGAGCAGGTGGGACCGAACGACCTCGTGATTGCTGTTCGCGCAGAGGATGAAGAGACAGCGCTCGCCGCGATCCAGTTCGCGCTGGAGGAACTGTGGCGAGCGACGCCGGTCCGGCAGGTCGCGGACACGACCATCGTCCCTCGCACTCTCCGCGGCGCGCTCCGTCTCGCCCCACAGGCGCAGGTCGTGGCTGTCTCGGTTCCTGGTCCGTATGCACCGATCGAAGCCGAGGAAGCACTCCGGGCCGGCCGTCACGTCTTTCTCTTCAGCGACAACGTTCCGATCGACGAAGAGGTGCGGCTGAAGCGGTTAGCCTCCGAACTCGGGTTACTGCTCATGGGACCCGACTGCGGCACTGCCTCCATCGCGGGACTCGGTCTCGGCTTCATGAATGCGGTCCGCCGTGGGCCGATCGGCATCGTCGCGGCGGCTGGCACCGGGCTACAACAAGTGGCTTCGCTCATCGATTGGTTCGGTTCGGGAATCAGCCATGGGATCGGTACCGGCGGACGCGACCTCGACGAGCGCGTCGGCGGCCTGACGATGGCAGCCGGACTCGCAGCGCTCGCCAGCGATCCGTCGACCGAGGTGATCGTCCTCATCTCCAAGCCTCCTGCCCCGGCTGTGGGCCAGCGCATCCTCGATCAGGCAGCTCACTGCGGAAAACCGGTCGTCGCTTGCTTCGTCGGCGGGACTGCGGAGGAGCGTACCGACGTGCAGGTGACCCGCGACCTGACGGAAGCAGCACGACTCGCCGTCCACCTCGCGACCGGCCAACCGGTCGACACCTTGGACGTACCGGGCATGGCGGAGGCACGCACTCGTCTGGCCACTGAACGGTTGCACCTGGCACCGGAACAGCGCTTCCTGCGCGGCCTCTACAGCGGCGGCACGCTCTGCGACGAGGCGATGACCATCCTGATGCCGAAGATCGGTGCCATCCATTCCAACGTTCCGTTGCGACCGGAATGGCGGCTCGCCGATCCCCACTGGAGCACAGGCCACACTTTCGTCGACCTCGGCTCGGACGAGTTCACGGTCGGTCGCCCGCATCCGATGATCGACCAGACGATCCGGATCGAGCGTCTGTTGCGCGAGGCCGACGATCCGACTGTCGCTGGGATCGTCCTCGACGTCGTCCTCGGTTACGGCGCCGCCGCCGATCCCGCCGCTGAACTCGCGCCGGTTATCGCTGAGGCACGGGCCCGAGCCCAAGCGACCGGACGTGCCCTACCGGTCATCGTCGCACTGATCGGCACGCGCTCCGACCCGCAAGGCTTCGATCGGCAACGCGAACGACTGGAAGCCGTGGGGGCCATCGTCGTCCCCAGTAATGCCGCCGCTGCAGAACTCGCCGCCCAGTTGGCGCGGTGA
- a CDS encoding DUF1116 domain-containing protein, translating into MSEQIRALLQDKPNVINVGLELFAQAVRQQGGAVQSVDWKPPLVEPARGALPLFNDPLIAAANQDAVTRMMRAQPVVVGVARARDVIPGMTERTFLHAGPPIDWQHASGPLRGALIGGMLFEGFATTPEEAIRKLESGYIELAPNHEHSAVGPMAGVITPSMPVYIAVNASGENRAYTNFNEGIGKVMRMGAYAPEVIDRLRWISTVLAPLVGRALERSGGIDLRNIIAQALQMGDECHNRNKAATSLFYREIAPYLVECDAPTSDIAAVLRFINANDHFFVNLAMVAAKVMADAAHDVPGSTLVTTLSRNGTEFGIRVSGLGNRWFTGPANVPRGLYFAGFGPDDANPDIGDSAITETAGFGGFALAGAPAIVQFIGGTPVDAVRATLEMYEITVAEHEIFRIPALDFRGTPVGIDLRAVIRSGVLPVIDTGIAHREPGIGQVGAGIVRPPERCFVEAYRAVERAYLTGTFRNAEATERSR; encoded by the coding sequence ATGAGCGAGCAGATCCGCGCGTTGTTGCAGGACAAACCGAATGTGATCAACGTCGGGCTCGAACTGTTCGCGCAAGCGGTCCGCCAACAGGGCGGCGCTGTCCAATCGGTGGACTGGAAGCCACCGTTGGTCGAGCCAGCCCGGGGCGCACTTCCGCTCTTCAACGATCCATTAATCGCTGCGGCGAACCAGGACGCAGTGACCCGGATGATGCGCGCCCAGCCGGTGGTCGTCGGTGTCGCCCGGGCCCGCGACGTCATCCCCGGTATGACCGAGCGCACGTTCCTCCACGCCGGACCGCCGATCGACTGGCAGCACGCTTCCGGCCCCTTACGTGGAGCGCTGATCGGTGGCATGCTGTTCGAAGGTTTCGCCACCACGCCGGAAGAGGCGATCCGCAAACTCGAATCCGGCTACATCGAACTCGCTCCCAACCACGAGCACAGTGCGGTCGGTCCGATGGCCGGTGTGATCACGCCGTCCATGCCGGTGTACATCGCGGTCAATGCCAGCGGTGAGAACCGCGCCTACACCAACTTCAACGAAGGCATCGGTAAGGTGATGCGGATGGGAGCCTACGCGCCCGAAGTCATCGACCGGTTGCGCTGGATCAGTACAGTGCTGGCGCCGCTGGTGGGCCGAGCGCTCGAGCGGAGTGGCGGCATCGACTTGCGGAACATCATCGCCCAGGCACTGCAGATGGGCGACGAGTGTCACAATCGCAACAAGGCCGCGACATCGCTCTTCTATCGCGAGATCGCACCCTACCTGGTCGAATGCGATGCGCCGACTTCCGACATCGCCGCGGTGCTGCGCTTTATCAACGCCAACGACCACTTCTTCGTCAACCTGGCGATGGTCGCTGCGAAGGTGATGGCTGATGCCGCACACGATGTGCCGGGTAGCACGCTGGTGACCACGCTGTCACGGAACGGGACGGAGTTCGGTATTCGGGTCTCCGGCCTCGGGAATCGCTGGTTCACTGGCCCGGCCAACGTGCCGCGCGGTCTCTACTTCGCCGGTTTCGGACCGGACGACGCCAACCCTGACATCGGCGACAGCGCCATAACCGAGACAGCTGGCTTCGGTGGTTTCGCGCTGGCCGGTGCCCCCGCCATCGTCCAGTTCATCGGCGGCACTCCGGTCGATGCAGTTCGTGCGACGCTCGAGATGTACGAGATCACGGTCGCCGAGCACGAGATTTTCCGCATCCCAGCGCTGGATTTCCGTGGCACCCCCGTCGGCATCGACCTCCGTGCTGTCATCCGCAGTGGCGTTCTCCCCGTCATCGATACCGGGATCGCGCACCGCGAACCGGGCATCGGGCAGGTCGGAGCCGGAATCGTTCGCCCTCCGGAGCGTTGTTTCGTCGAGGCGTATCGGGCCGTCGAACGAGCGTACCTCACCGGAACCTTTCGGAACGCCGAAGCCACCGAAAGGAGCAGGTGA
- the arcC gene encoding carbamate kinase, which translates to MKRLVVALGGNAIIQAGQRGTAEEQQANVDLTCRQLAELVAAGYELIITHGNGPQVGNLLVKNELAREVVPPVPLHWCVAQTQATIGFMIQQALGAELQQRGIERVVATLVTRTEVSPDDPAWREPTKPIGLYYPEERARAIMAATGQVWKPQGSRGWRRVVPSPDPIAIVDRPAIELLLGAGAIVVACGGGGIPVVRRTDGRYEGVEAVIDKDLAAALLAHELGADALVILTDVPSVMLYYGTPEARPLEKVTVEELRRYQADGHFASGSMGPKVEAAIRFVSRKPGRRAVIAALDHAREAVEGRSGTQVIG; encoded by the coding sequence ATGAAGCGCCTCGTCGTCGCGCTCGGTGGAAACGCCATCATTCAGGCGGGACAGCGCGGTACCGCGGAGGAGCAGCAAGCGAATGTCGATCTCACCTGCCGTCAGCTCGCCGAACTGGTCGCAGCTGGTTACGAACTGATCATCACTCACGGGAACGGCCCGCAGGTGGGCAACTTGCTCGTCAAGAACGAGCTCGCCCGCGAAGTCGTCCCGCCCGTCCCTCTCCACTGGTGCGTCGCCCAAACGCAAGCGACGATCGGCTTCATGATCCAGCAGGCACTCGGGGCTGAACTGCAGCAGCGCGGTATCGAGCGCGTCGTGGCGACGCTGGTCACCCGTACCGAGGTGAGTCCGGACGACCCCGCCTGGCGTGAGCCGACCAAGCCGATCGGACTCTACTACCCGGAAGAACGCGCTCGCGCGATCATGGCTGCGACCGGTCAGGTCTGGAAGCCTCAGGGATCGCGCGGCTGGCGGCGCGTCGTGCCGTCACCCGACCCGATCGCCATCGTCGATCGGCCAGCGATCGAGCTGCTCCTGGGGGCAGGGGCGATCGTCGTGGCCTGCGGCGGTGGCGGAATACCGGTCGTCCGTCGCACTGACGGGCGTTACGAGGGCGTCGAGGCAGTCATCGACAAGGATCTGGCCGCTGCGCTCCTCGCACACGAACTCGGCGCGGACGCACTCGTTATTCTCACGGACGTTCCCTCCGTCATGCTCTACTACGGAACTCCGGAGGCGCGTCCGCTCGAGAAGGTGACGGTCGAGGAGCTACGCCGCTATCAGGCCGATGGGCACTTCGCCTCCGGCAGTATGGGCCCGAAAGTCGAAGCAGCGATCCGCTTCGTCAGCAGGAAGCCGGGCCGGCGCGCGGTCATCGCGGCTCTCGACCACGCGCGCGAGGCGGTCGAGGGGAGAAGCGGGACACAAGTCATCGGTTGA